CATGGGGCAAACCTGGCCGGCTGCCAGCTCTACTTCTCCAGGAGACCTTGTGCCACTTGCCTTAAGATGATCATAAATGGTGAGAAAGACAGTTGAGACTGATTAATATAGActcatattttctcaaaatttaacagtttaatatatttctatgcATTGTAATCGTGGTGTCAGATTCAAATATGTACATAGTGTCTAGTTGGACGTATTGAGTCGCCCATGATGAGTAAAACATACATATACAAATCCAAGGAAGTGCAGCTGACTTTACTACAGTTCCCTCTCATTAGCAAgtatcaaaaacatacaattatttaccttcatattcaattcagaaatactttattcatcccaaagggaaattaaatgttgtcatccaagtatcttcaaagagttgcTGTGGActggaaggatctccagtagcagacAGGCTTGCAGCAATctaaagaggcctctgactgaaaacgGTTGCCTTAGACAGTCCCATGACATCCTAACAGCTCAATACACAGAGCAGAGACTACTCCACAGTAACATATTTTGGATGAAATCATCAATTATAAAAGTCTACAAAAATAGATTCTAGAGCAAGCAAGGACAGAATAATCAAACCAAACATAAATGTATCAATATACCCATTAATGGTTTCAATTTGGGAAGATATAGCAacacagcaaataaataaatgctgcagCTTATGAAGAAATGTAGTCAAGCAGACCCAGGACTTTTCTCTTTGGGAAAGAAAAACCAAAgtatataaaagaaaacttaaGTAGATATAGATAATGGTTGGAGTAGCTGTATCGATCATTTCTTccagaaaacaaagcaatggAAAACACATCACTAGGTGAGAAGAACTTTCcattaaagagaaaacaaaggGCAGCACACTGCAACAATAACTACGGGAGTGGTTTAGACACAGTCAATCAGAAGAATGCTTTCTGtggaaaagaaaactaaagaagTGTGTAGCTAAGGGCAGCAGTAATTACAGATATTGCATTTTAATATGCTTTgctttctgtttaatttatctgccaTAGACGTAGTTTCTGTTTTCAATTCTGTCAAATTTCAAACCAATACTCAGACGAAAACACAACATACTTGTTACATTAAATAACATAGATACGTGAGAGCAATAAAAATAGCAATCAAcggttttcatttatttattctataatTACCATCTGaagatgttattttattgtgtcaGAATTTGAAGAGGGTTGTCTTGGTAGTTTAATCTACACTAATGTTATCTCTATGCTGGCTTTTATTAGGGACTGTTGTACGCTGGCAACACGCTGAACTTTGGAATTGTCTTGCCGctttttctctccctcagcTGGAGTCAGTCAGATCTCCTTTTGGCCCGGGGATCCGGAGATCAGCATGCTGAGGTCCATGTCTTCAACTCAAACAAACGCCAGCAGCACGTCGCTCTCTGTGACAGAAGACGTTGTCCTGGACGCAGTTGCAGTAGAGAAGCTGAAGTCCAACAGCCGTCCTCACATCTGCGTGCTGCTGCAGCCGCTGGCGCTCGGCCAGCTGCAGTTTGTTGAGGAGACGTCTAGGGAGAGCGATTTCATGAAGAGGACGGCCGAGGATGACCCAGGCCTGAACGAACAGGAACTCTTCAACAGGTAAACTCACTGCACTGAACATACatcaaatgtatatatatatatatatatatatatatatatatatatatatatatatatatatatagtatgtaTATACAATGTAGATTCTGCACAGTTCAACGAGTTGCAAAAGTTTGGACAGGATCAATGCAAAACTTACCAGTCAGAAAAGAGTTACAAAAATTCTCCACATTATTTATATACCATAAGACATTGAAGACTGAATAATAATTCAAGTAAACGATCCTGCCAAAATTAGCatgaaatatagaaataaaataattttttctttcatttttatttctatatttactgGCATTTTCGTCCATAAACATATActttctaaaaacacaaaacatccaGCCTTGCCTACAATCTTCCAAAACCTCAGGAGAATGTTTGTTCAGCTTGATGAAAGTGATCTTAAAGATTTGCGCATTAATTCAAAAAATATTCgatatcagttttattttatcatattcCAACAACCTGACATTTGTCAAGGATGCATTAACTATTAGTATACAAATGAAgagttttactttcattttagccactatttttcttttttgttgttattgtttctgATATGTTAAATGTAGAGGTTGTGAAGTGATGCTTGTTCTTCATCAGTGGTTATCAGACACTACCAGGCGTCCAAATGAATGTCCCATCTAAAGGACAAGGAcactgtaaaaagtaaaaaataaaatcacaggtTGGACTCTGTTtcatttgcaaaacatacaatttgATGTTTATAACACTAAATTTGTTTCCAGACAACGTCTAAGGCACTTCAGAGAATTTTCCAGCAAGTTCTTGGTTGGAACATCCCAGCAACATAAGGAGATTTTGATCCAAATGGGCCTGGAGAACCTCTGTGTGGAGCCCTACTTCTCCAACCTGAGGAACAACATGGCGGCGCTGGTGGAGGTTCTAGCTGCTGTGGCTGCAGGGCTCCCTCAACACCAGTATGGCTTCTACAGGTTGGgaacttattttgttttgaccaAAAACTAGGTACTtaagttgttgggtttttttttttttttttggtaattaaTAAAGGTTTTTGTGATTCAGAGAAAACTGTGCAACTACGCCTCCTCATCCAGGGGCCGTGTCTCAAGAGGTGGCTCGCCACTGCATCATCCAGGCCAGGCTACTGGCATACAggacaggttggtttgactccactgaagaaaacaactcaGAGCATGGAGGGATTTAGAGCAGATTATTCTTATATCAGAGTAGTATTAACAACTTAACTTAGAATGTAACTATAGAGGAGAGGTGCTAATCACATGGACCAAAAAAAAgcatacttttaaaaattaaaatcaccaaaaaatgtgattttattttagctataCGACAATAAACTGAGCGTTAACTATTTTAATTAAGCAACTAaagtaatcagattttttttttctttttggaacaGGATTGTTGATACAaacaatacattgtttttaatacattaattaaaattatattcgGATGCACCACGGTATACTTTTAATGCGTAGATGTGGTCATATTTACCATGAAAATAGAAGGAAATCAGAAAGCTGGGTAAAAATAATGATCACCTTGAGTTCCATCCAAAATTTTTCTAAgtaaattttaatataaaagtcatagtttattaaattaattcttATTTAGCCGTACAAAATCAGTCCGCAAATGATCCCATGCCCGCCTTTGAACACCCTCAGTTTAGCGATCATGTGCTAACCTAGTTATGACTGGTATTGATTATGTAATAAGAATTAGACTGGTTTAACAGGATGCTTGATTTGAGTTAAAGCTCTGTTGCATTTCAGTATGAGTGTTTACTTTTGACAGCAAGTTGCCTGGTCAACTCTTTGCTTTTTAATTCTCAACTAGCTAAATAGTTGGAAAATAAGTCCTTAGTCATTATTGATGAGCAAGagttgttaaaataaagacaCTTTATTACACAGATAATAGAATTTTACTCTAAGCAATTTACacaatttcattttctgtcatttgttgtACAAACAAAAGATAAAGTATTAAGAAATAATAGTTTTCTTACTAAATTGCTGTGTCCAACAGGGCCCCCTGCTGGTTGCACATGGTACAGCTTCCTTCTTGGATTTCCATAAGCTTTAAGCCATAATGAtctaaagcaacaaaaatatatcaCTCTGTGTGTGACAAATCTATATATTATACATGCTAAacgttttttaaattaagtactgatgtaaacaaacatttccacaaaattcagctttattacctctaatatttttaatacacaaaTTAATAGAAGTTTTTAGGTATTAAAATATTCATGGACGCTTGCAGgatatatttctaaaacaacATGATTAGAACGTAGTTATGCTACAGTGTTGATGTCTGACTGGTCtatttttaaccactttttttttttttttccatcgtTCCAGAGGATCCAAAAGTGGGAGTGGGTGCTGTTATCTGGGCGAGAGGGCGGTCGGTAAGAACtccgttttttatttttatttcaacataaatCATTAGTCTCTACAATAAAACGTTACCACTGTTTTGTGCGATGGAAACTCtaaattgtaattattattattattattttttaatgtgtttaggtTCAGTTTTTACAGTTCATAATGCAGTGCTATGAAGCAGGTAAATAATTCAAGTGTCCTAATTCTTGAGTGATTGCTATGTCTTTttccagcaggtggcgccaTTACACTGAATTTCAGTCTGTAAACCAGTTCCTAAAAGTAAGGGATACTCcaatcacaaattaaaaatatatatcttgaCCTCCCTCCTCTCAGGCTGGCTGTCGAGGAACAGGCTGCCTGGATTTGGTGGGTTGCGGGTACAACGGCTACCCTGCAGGCTCAGAGTACGCAGCGTACCCCCAAATGGACTGTACACAGGAGGACCGTCAGAGACGCAAATACAGATACATCATCCACGCAGAACAGAACGCCCTCACCTTCAGGTCAGCTCGTTTAACCACACCTGAATGTCAAGTCTCATTTGTCTCTGTTAACTGACAGATGTCTCCTCcgtctttgtgttttcaggacGCGAGACGTCAAACCAGAGGAGCTAACCATGATGTTTCTGACCAAATGTCCATGTGACGAGTGTATCCCTTTGATAAGAGGGGCTGGAATTACACACATCTACACCTCAGACCAGGACAGGGACAAAGACAAGGGGGACATTTCCTACCTGAGATTTAGCACCCTGGAGGACATCAGCAAGTTTGTTGTAAGTTAGTATCAGAgagaattaatatttattttccctttaaagctgcagtatgtaacttttttttaaaagttttttctatatttgttaaaactgtcaccatgtcatgacagtgtAATTGAGtcagataatttgtgaaaagatgGTGCTCCTCCACCCTTTGTGCTGttgtcatctgaagaaaagcaccgttcccggtcaaaaacaaccaatcagagacaggaggaaggtcttagcgctgtcaatcaccctcgtgtactcgctgctaaaagtgctaatggcagagaaacaactgaaCATTACAGGAAAAGTGTTAATCCCGACAaccaaacacaataaataaaacagaaataaaaatcatttacaaTCTAAGCCATTCATGTAGTGGATTATGATGTCAAGCAAAACTGAcctttcacaaaatgttaaccatcagaaaaaaactgccaacttattttaatatatcatgcaattaattgattaattgcttattgcaacaggcttcCAGGGGAGGGATGTGATCAGCCAGTAACACAAGCTGATTGACAGCAccaagacccgcctcctggtcctgattggttgtttctgactgagtggtgtaTTTGTGCAGTTAGTACAAGGAGActtttcagagattatctgaCATACTACtgcatactgtcacaacatgtacaaaacatatttttcatgctgTTGCTTTAAGGAGTAAAgtaagatatttattttctcacagtGGCAAAGGAACCCATCTATTCCTCCTGAATCGTCTTCTCATCTCGCAAGTGAGTTACAGCTCCCTATCCTCGTGCTTTTTCACTTTaactgtgttttatgtttttttacgTGAAACACTGTGACCTCGTCGTTTCTCTAGATGGTTGTATTCGGAAGCACGGCCGGCAGACTGAGCAGGAGTACGGAAATAAGAAGCTGTGCACCGAGAACACCAAGAGTTCACCTTCTGGCAGCTGAACGTTAGTTAGTAAAGGACGGACTAGCCTGTGCATGAGCTCCATTCCACAGACGTTATACGAGGGGCGAATAATTTGCTGATGGTAAAATCTGCACCACTACAAAAAGTATTTCCTCCTTTACAGATTTCATGtttcttgcttttttgtcacacttcaatGTTTCAGATCCCATCAAGCAAAGGTAACctctaccaccaccatgtttggtAGTCCACTAAAAatatcctctttttttctcatcagttcacaaaatattttgtccaAATTCTTGGGGATCATTAAGATATATATATCAAATCTGAGGCTGACTCTTTTTTGTCTTGGAGTCATTTTGATAGATTGGCTACCCTTAAAAAGGTTCCATGTTTCCTCCAAACGCCTCGTTTAGAAATCTAACCCTAAGAAATGGCCTTGTAACCTTTTCCAGTCTTGACAGACGTCAATAactttctcatctgttctttaATTCCTTCAGAGCAGAGCATGAGGAGTTGCTTTTTGAGATtcttcaatctttttttttttacttacttatttACTTAGATTATTCTTGTCTAATGTTAAATGCTTCAGTTAAAAATTTTCAGTgtgtcaagaaaaataaaaaacagaagaaacctgTAAGGGGGAAGATGAACGAacaattttacaatttatttgaacatttggGACAACGTAGTAACCACAGCAACATGAGGAGTTAGTCATATATGCAAGAAGCAATATAAAgtgaaattgttttatatttccatATGAGAGGACTAAGCGGTTGAGAATGGATGCTAAACGTGGTGAGACTTGTTGACAGAGACTTGACGGAAATTTATAGGAATTCAGATTGCACtatttccagatgtttttatttgacagtttATTACAGAATGTCTAAATacataaagtttattttctattttaatcccTCGCTATGTGTATTTTTGTCCATAGTTCAGACAAAGAAGCTCAATGTTGCCTGTGTAAACAGATGTGACTTTCAAAGTTTGAACACACCAGTGACCAAGTTTTGGATctgaaaagataaaagaaaaacagctttgtgAAACCAAAATGCTACATTGACATGTAAAGAAAAGTTTGTAATGAAAGGGATTTCATTGTGATTTGTTTAAACCTTTTTGCCTTTTAGTTTTCAGCTTGTAAAATTATGCCTCTGTACGAAAAAGTTTATGttgttcaaaatgtgaaactcatTCTATTGGTTAAAGATTTCAAGCATTTATCTCTTTATAGCTCCCTATCTTTATTTTGATAACTGTGgtttacagttaatgaaaacccaaaattcactTTCTCCCGGAATTAGTCCTCAGGTTTAATCCCCGACCTCTGAttgtcttcctcttctctttctGCCCACCTTCCTGTCACACTAGTAATGaggataaagtattttttttgtttctatttatgCAGTATGCTTACCACAATTATCCTTCCTGGTAAGCCACAAGTCATTGTTGTGCACTCTAGAACATTTAACagttcaaataaattgtttagtTCTCCTTGTGTAATTTGAACTTGGGTTTTCTTCAGCTGTAACTCAGAATCGTCACAAACCGTGACGGTTTCTGATACGGGCGACATATCAGAAGtttacttaaaaacacaaataaaagaagtaaatgcttaaaatatttaaatttgtgtaGAGTTACTCTCAAAAGTCTACACACCCTTGTAGAAACTTTCCCCGAGTTTGGCTTTTgcgacataaaaaaaaaaaaaacgagaacGTGGTATCTAACTTTCTTCAAATAC
The genomic region above belongs to Xiphophorus maculatus strain JP 163 A chromosome 24, X_maculatus-5.0-male, whole genome shotgun sequence and contains:
- the cdadc1 gene encoding cytidine and dCMP deaminase domain-containing protein 1 isoform X1 is translated as MDGTWNRTEPVRIGPCRETKDSSTQTDSKVQGHDPRLSKVNLFTLLSLWMEVFPRDQPEDSESSQIRGTGLVVVHQGKILGLHCSGVDLHAAQGAIIQHGANLAGCQLYFSRRPCATCLKMIINAGVSQISFWPGDPEISMLRSMSSTQTNASSTSLSVTEDVVLDAVAVEKLKSNSRPHICVLLQPLALGQLQFVEETSRESDFMKRTAEDDPGLNEQELFNRQRLRHFREFSSKFLVGTSQQHKEILIQMGLENLCVEPYFSNLRNNMAALVEVLAAVAAGLPQHQYGFYRENCATTPPHPGAVSQEVARHCIIQARLLAYRTEDPKVGVGAVIWARGRSAGCRGTGCLDLVGCGYNGYPAGSEYAAYPQMDCTQEDRQRRKYRYIIHAEQNALTFRTRDVKPEELTMMFLTKCPCDECIPLIRGAGITHIYTSDQDRDKDKGDISYLRFSTLEDISKFVWQRNPSIPPESSSHLANGCIRKHGRQTEQEYGNKKLCTENTKSSPSGS
- the cdadc1 gene encoding cytidine and dCMP deaminase domain-containing protein 1 isoform X2; its protein translation is MDGTWNRTEPVRIGPCRETKDSSTQTDSKVQGHDPRLSKVNLFTLLSLWMEVFPRDQPEDSESSQIRGTGLVVVHQGKILGLHCSGVDLHAAQGAIIQHGANLAGCQLYFSRRPCATCLKMIINAGVSQISFWPGDPEISMLRSMSSTQTNASSTSLSVTEDVVLDAVAVEKLKSNSRPHICVLLQPLALGQLQFVEETSRESDFMKRTAEDDPGLNEQELFNRQRLRHFREFSSKFLVGTSQQHKEILIQMGLENLCVEPYFSNLRNNMAALVEVLAAVAAGLPQHQYGFYRENCATTPPHPGAVSQEVARHCIIQARLLAYRTEDPKVGVGAVIWARGRSAGCRGTGCLDLVGCGYNGYPAGSEYAAYPQMDCTQEDRQRRKYRYIIHAEQNALTFRTRDVKPEELTMMFLTKCPCDECIPLIRGAGITHIYTSDQDRDKDKGDISYLRFSTLEDISKFVVMAKEPIYSS
- the cdadc1 gene encoding cytidine and dCMP deaminase domain-containing protein 1 isoform X3 is translated as MEVFPRDQPEDSESSQIRGTGLVVVHQGKILGLHCSGVDLHAAQGAIIQHGANLAGCQLYFSRRPCATCLKMIINAGVSQISFWPGDPEISMLRSMSSTQTNASSTSLSVTEDVVLDAVAVEKLKSNSRPHICVLLQPLALGQLQFVEETSRESDFMKRTAEDDPGLNEQELFNRQRLRHFREFSSKFLVGTSQQHKEILIQMGLENLCVEPYFSNLRNNMAALVEVLAAVAAGLPQHQYGFYRENCATTPPHPGAVSQEVARHCIIQARLLAYRTEDPKVGVGAVIWARGRSAGCRGTGCLDLVGCGYNGYPAGSEYAAYPQMDCTQEDRQRRKYRYIIHAEQNALTFRTRDVKPEELTMMFLTKCPCDECIPLIRGAGITHIYTSDQDRDKDKGDISYLRFSTLEDISKFVWQRNPSIPPESSSHLANGCIRKHGRQTEQEYGNKKLCTENTKSSPSGS